The proteins below are encoded in one region of Homo sapiens chromosome 8, GRCh38.p14 Primary Assembly:
- the USP17L7 gene encoding inactive ubiquitin carboxyl-terminal hydrolase 17-like protein 7 produces MEDDSLYLGGDWQFNHFSKLTSSRLDAAFAEIQRTSLSEKSPLSSETRFDLCDDLAPVARQLAPREKLPLSSRRPAAVGAGLQKIGNTFYVNVSLQCLTYTLPLSNYMLSREDSQTCHLHKCCMFCTMQAHITWALHSPGHVIQPSQVLAAGFHRGEQEDAHEFLMFTVDAMKKACLPGHKQLDHHSKDTTLIHQIFGAYWRSQIKYLHCHGVSDTFDPYLDIALDIQAAQSVKQALEQLVKPKELNGENAYHCGLCLQKAPASKTLTLPTSAKVLILVLKRFSDVTGNKLAKNVQYPKCRDMQPYMSQQNTGPLVYVLYAVLVHAGWSCHNGHYFSYVKAQEGQWYKMDDAEVTASGITSVLSQQAYVLFYIQKSEWERHSESVSRGREPRALGAEDTDRPATQGELKRDHPCLQVPELDEHLVERATQESTLDHWKFPQEQNKTKPEFNVRKVEGTLPPNVLVIHQSKYKCGMKNHHPEQQSSLLNLSSTKPTDQESMNTGTLASLQGSTRRSKGNNKHSKRSLLVCQ; encoded by the coding sequence ATGGAAGACGACTCACTCTATTTGGGAGGTGACTGGCAGTTCAATCACTTTTCAAAACTCACATCTTCTCGGCTAGATGCAGCTTTTGCTGAAATCCAGCGGACTTCTCTCTCTGAAAAGTCACCACTCTCATCTGAGACCCGTTTCGACCTCTGTGATGATTTGGCTCCTGTGGCAAGACAGCTTGCTCCCAGGGAGAAGCTTCCTCTGAGTAGCAGGAGACCTGCTGCGGTGGGGGCTGGGCTCCAGAAGATAGGAAATACCTTCTATGTGAACGTTTCCCTGCAGTGCCTGACATACACACTGCCGCTTTCCAACTACATGCTGTCCCGGGAGGACTCTCAAACGTGTCATCTTCACAAGTGCTGCATGTTCTGTACTATGCAAGCTCACATCACATGGGCCCTCCACAGTCCTGGCCATGTCATCCAGCCCTCACAGGTATTGGCTGCTGGCTTCCATAGAGGTGAGCAGGAGGATGCCCATGAATTTCTCATGTTTACTGTGGATGCCATGAAAAAGGCATGCCTTCCCGGGCACAAGCAGCTAGATCATCACTCCAAGGACACCACCCTCATCCACCAAATATTTGGAGCGTATTGGAGATCTCAAATCAAGTATCTCCACTGCCACGGCGTTTCAGACACCTTTGACCCTTACCTGGACATCgccctggatatccaggcagctCAGAGTGTCAAGCAAGCTTTGGAACAGTTGGTGAAGCCCAAAGAACTCAATGGAGAGAATGCCTATCATTGTGGTCTTTGTCTCCAGAAGGCGCCTGCCTCCAAGACGTTAACTTTACCCACTTCTGCCAAGGTCCTCATTCTTGTATTGAAGAGATTCTCCGATGTCACAGGCAACAAACTTGCCAAGAATGTGCAATATCCTAAGTGCCGTGACATGCAGCCATACATGTCTCAGCAGAACACAGGACCTCTTGTCTATGTCCTCTATGCTGTGCTGGTCCACGCTGGGTGGAGTTGTCACAACGGACATTACTTCTCTTATGTCAAAGCTCAAGAAGGCCAGTGGTATAAAATGGATGATGCCGAGGTCACTGCCTCTGGCATCACCTCTGTCCTGAGTCAACAGGCCTATGTCCTCTTTTACATCCAGAAGAGTGAATGGGAAAGACACAGTGAGAGTGTGTCAAGAGGCAGGGAACCAAGAGCCCTTGGTGCTGAAGACACAGACAGGCCAGCAACGCAAGGAGAGCTCAAGAGAGACCACCCTTGCCTCCAGGTACCCGAGTTGGACGAGCACTTGGTGGAAAGAGCCACTCAGGAAAGCACCTTAGACCACTGGAAATTCCcccaagagcaaaacaaaacgaaGCCTGAGTTCAACGTCAGAAAAGTTGAAGGTACCCTGCCTCCCAACGTACTTGTGATTCATCAATCAAAATACAAGTGTGGTATGAAAAACCATCATCCTGAACAGCAAAGCTCCCTGCTAAACCTCTCTTCGACGAAACCGACAGATCAGGAGTCCATGAACACTGGCACACTCGCTTCTCTGCAAGGGAGCACCAGGAGATCCAAAGGGAATAACAAACACAGCAAGAGATCTCTGCTTGTGTGCCAGTGA
- the USP17L2 gene encoding ubiquitin carboxyl-terminal hydrolase 17 — MEDDSLYLGGEWQFNHFSKLTSSRPDAAFAEIQRTSLPEKSPLSSEARVDLCDDLAPVARQLAPRKKLPLSSRRPAAVGAGLQNMGNTCYENASLQCLTYTPPLANYMLSREHSQTCQRPKCCMLCTMQAHITWALHSPGHVIQPSQALAAGFHRGKQEDAHEFLMFTVDAMKKACLPGHKQVDHHSKDTTLIHQIFGGCWRSQIKCLHCHGISDTFDPYLDIALDIQAAQSVKQALEQLVKPEELNGENAYHCGLCLQRAPASKTLTLHTSAKVLILVLKRFSDVTGNKLAKNVQYPECLDMQPYMSQQNTGPLVYVLYAVLVHAGWSCHDGHYFSYVKAQEGQWYKMDDAKVTACSITSVLSQQAYVLFYIQKSEWERHSESVSRGREPRALGAEDTDRRATQGELKRDHPCLQAPELDERLVERATQESTLDHWKFPQEQNKTKPEFNVRKVEGTLPPNVLVIHQSKYKCGMKNHHPEQQSSLLNLSSTTRTDQESVNTGTLASLQGRTRRSKGKNKHSKRALLVCQ, encoded by the coding sequence ATGGAGGACGACTCACTCTACTTGGGAGGTGAGTGGCAGTTCAACCACTTTTCAAAACTCACATCTTCTCGGCCAGATGCAGCTTTTGCTGAAATCCAGCGGACTTCTCTCCCTGAGAAGTCACCACTCTCATCTGAGGCCCGTGTCGACCTCTGTGATGATTTGGCTCCTGTGGCAAGACAGCTTGCTCCCAGGAAGAAGCTTCCTCTGAGTAGCAGGAGACCTGCTGCGGTGGGGGCTGGGCTCCAGAATATGGGAAATACCTGCTACGAGAACGCTTCCCTGCAGTGCCTGACATACACACCGCCCCTTGCCAACTACATGCTGTCCCGGGAGCACTCTCAAACATGTCAGCGTCCCAAGTGCTGCATGCTCTGTACTATGCAAGCTCACATCACATGGGCCCTCCACAGTCCTGGTCATGTCATCCAGCCCTCACAGGCATTGGCTGCTGGCTTCCATAGAGGCAAGCAGGAAGATGCCCATGAATTTCTCATGTTCACTGTGGATGCCATGAAAAAGGCATGCCTTCCCGGCCACAAGCAGGTAGATCATCACTCTAAGGACACCACCCTCATCCACCAAATATTTGGAGGCTGCTGGAGATCTCAAATCAAGTGTCTCCACTGCCACGGGATTTCAGACACTTTTGACCCTTACCTGGACATCgccctggatatccaggcagctCAGAGTGTCAAGCAAGCTTTGGAACAGTTGGTGAAGCCCGAAGAACTCAATGGAGAGAATGCCTATCATTGCGGTCTTTGTCTCCAGAGGGCGCCGGCCTCCAAGACGTTAACTTTACACACTTCTGCCAAGGTCCTCATCCTTGTCTTGAAGAGATTCTCCGATGTCACAGGCAACAAACTTGCCAAGAATGTGCAATATCCTGAGTGCCTTGACATGCAGCCATACATGTCTCAGCAGAACACAGGACCTCTTGTCTATGTCCTCTATGCTGTGCTGGTCCACGCTGGGTGGAGTTGTCACGACGGACATTACTTCTCTTATGTCAAAGCTCAAGAAGGCCAGTGGTATAAAATGGATGATGCCAAGGTCACTGCCTGTAGCATCACTTCTGTCCTGAGTCAACAGGCCTATGTCCTCTTTTACATCCAGAAGAGTGAATGGGAAAGACACAGTGAGAGTGTGTCAAGAGGCAGGGAACCAAGAGCCCTCGGCGCTGAAGACACAGACAGGCGAGCAACGCAAGGAGAGCTCAAGAGAGACCACCCCTGCCTCCAGGCACCCGAGTTGGACGAGCGCTTGGTGGAAAGAGCCACTCAGGAAAGCACCTTAGACCACTGGAAATTCCcccaagagcaaaacaaaacgaaGCCTGAGTTCAACGTCAGAAAAGTCGAAGGTACCCTGCCTCCCAACGTACTTGTGATTCATCAATCGAAATACAAGTGTGGGATGAAAAACCATCATCCTGAACAGCAAAGCTCCCTGCTAAACCTCTCTTCGACGACCCGGACAGATCAGGAGTCCGTGAACACTGGCACCCTCGCTTCTCTGCAAGGGAGGACCAGGAGATCCAAAGGGAAGAACAAACACAGCAAGAGGGCTCTGCTTGTGTGCCAGTGA